From Pontibacillus yanchengensis, the proteins below share one genomic window:
- a CDS encoding potassium channel family protein: MVMTWGLVCVIVVVLYGSIKHFLDFSERRGQRIIVEHFYSLLLVYVIVMLAFGMIYFIFASQGMPILMDELLQHESILDRLGHSIYFSGVTLLTVGYGDITPIGIGRVIALVEALIGYVLPAAFFVQLMHDK; encoded by the coding sequence ATGGTGATGACGTGGGGATTGGTTTGTGTCATTGTAGTGGTGTTATATGGGAGTATAAAACATTTTTTAGATTTCAGTGAGCGGAGAGGGCAACGGATTATTGTAGAGCATTTTTATTCGTTACTTCTTGTATATGTGATTGTGATGCTTGCATTTGGGATGATTTACTTTATCTTTGCATCACAGGGGATGCCGATTTTAATGGATGAACTGCTTCAGCATGAATCCATACTAGATCGACTAGGACACTCTATATATTTTAGTGGCGTTACCCTGCTTACCGTAGGGTACGGTGATATTACACCAATTGGGATTGGACGAGTTATCGCACTTGTAGAAGCCTTAATCGGATATGTGCTTCCGGCAGCTTTTTTTGTACAATTAATGCATGATAAGTAA
- the abc-f gene encoding ribosomal protection-like ABC-F family protein, translated as MRVMHAKQIHFTIGDRTLLEINELSIHQGDRIGLIGKNGEGKSLLLNYLLGLLDTNPLVSWNGSVGYFRQLNIEEEPSWNHLSGGEKTLRKLEQLFNESHDILLLDEPTNNLDWQRIDEVEKKLLHLQGAYVIVSHDRKLLDEVCTKIWELEDGEVTEYKGNYSDYEDAKALKVQHQQEEYEAYVKEKKRLTERMHQKEKQSKGMNKPPSRMGNSEWQLYKGKASGKKQKVERVSKVIQDRIDRLEKVEKPFEWSEIKMDYTLVEPIHRKNIFVAKDLTMNIGNRQLYTIDHVKLKTGSKTAIIGANGSGKTTLLHQLLYGNTELEITNQASIGHFDQTLEALPEDKTILEYVQENSSLSQHVIRIILGRLRFFDTDVHKKIGILSGGERVKAALARLLTGSYNVLVIDEPTNHLDIEAITSLEGLIQDYPGTVLFVTHDRRFIEETADHLWFLENGSLTTYQGTLNNYYTDKQKTNCSDDTVQRIMTLENKLTELISRLSIPDPKNDNASLEEEYEETLHMLKELKKQ; from the coding sequence ATGAGAGTTATGCATGCGAAACAGATTCACTTCACTATTGGAGATCGAACACTATTAGAGATCAATGAACTATCCATTCATCAAGGGGATCGTATTGGTTTGATAGGAAAAAACGGGGAAGGCAAATCCCTTCTACTAAACTATTTACTTGGTTTATTAGATACAAATCCCCTAGTATCTTGGAACGGATCTGTAGGTTATTTCAGGCAACTAAATATAGAAGAGGAACCAAGTTGGAACCACTTAAGTGGTGGGGAAAAGACGCTACGCAAATTAGAGCAATTGTTTAACGAATCTCATGACATACTTTTGCTAGATGAACCAACGAATAACCTGGATTGGCAACGTATAGATGAAGTAGAAAAGAAGCTACTCCACTTGCAAGGTGCTTATGTTATCGTATCTCACGACCGAAAACTGCTTGATGAAGTTTGTACAAAGATTTGGGAGCTTGAAGATGGAGAGGTCACGGAGTACAAAGGAAATTATTCCGATTATGAGGACGCCAAAGCATTAAAGGTGCAACACCAACAGGAAGAATATGAGGCTTATGTAAAAGAGAAAAAACGCCTAACAGAGCGAATGCATCAGAAAGAAAAACAATCGAAAGGAATGAATAAACCTCCTTCACGTATGGGCAACTCAGAGTGGCAATTGTATAAGGGAAAAGCTTCCGGGAAGAAACAGAAAGTGGAACGTGTTTCAAAAGTTATCCAAGATCGTATAGACCGTCTAGAAAAAGTGGAAAAACCCTTTGAATGGTCTGAGATCAAGATGGATTACACTTTGGTTGAACCGATTCATCGAAAGAACATTTTTGTCGCTAAAGACCTTACAATGAATATAGGCAATCGACAACTCTATACCATTGACCATGTAAAGCTAAAAACTGGTTCTAAGACAGCTATTATAGGTGCAAATGGAAGTGGTAAAACAACTCTTCTCCATCAACTATTGTATGGAAATACGGAGCTTGAGATTACGAACCAGGCTTCCATCGGCCATTTTGATCAAACCCTTGAAGCTCTGCCGGAAGATAAAACAATCCTTGAATATGTACAGGAAAATAGCTCATTATCCCAGCATGTGATTCGGATTATTTTAGGTCGTCTCCGTTTTTTTGACACAGATGTACACAAGAAAATCGGCATATTAAGTGGTGGTGAACGTGTCAAAGCAGCATTAGCAAGACTTTTGACTGGAAGCTATAATGTTCTCGTCATAGATGAACCGACAAACCATCTAGATATTGAAGCAATCACATCACTTGAAGGATTAATTCAAGATTACCCCGGCACTGTATTATTCGTTACACACGATCGTCGCTTTATTGAAGAAACAGCTGATCATTTATGGTTTCTTGAAAATGGCTCCCTTACCACCTATCAAGGAACGCTTAACAATTATTATACTGACAAACAAAAAACGAATTGTAGTGATGATACAGTCCAGCGCATCATGACCCTAGAAAACAAATTAACTGAATTAATTAGTCGGCTAAGTATTCCCGACCCCAAAAATGATAACGCATCTCTAGAAGAAGAATACGAGGAAACACTACACATGCTCAAGGAATTGAAGAAGCAGTAA
- a CDS encoding D-2-hydroxyacid dehydrogenase, with the protein MNVVTTCKIRRDIREHLVSAYPEISFQFCEDITEAEPFIHEAEVLLTYGEDLHDSHIDKASKLKWIMVLSAGLDEMPFHKIEEKGIIVSNVKGIHSIPMAEYAISMLLQVSRQAKTVSENERLRRWDKKVRMTEITGKTMLIAGAGAIGQEVARLAKAFRMKTIGISNSGREKDFFDEVHTRSDLMTKLAEADFVISVLPSTPETKGFFAKEHFEQMPSDAVFLNMGRGDAVHDHVMLEVMQEQLISHAILDVFEQEPLPEAHPFWGMYNVTVTPHISGVSPDYQPRGIEIFEHNLKEYRNGTNDYLNKINPRKGY; encoded by the coding sequence ATGAACGTAGTAACAACCTGTAAAATACGCAGAGATATACGCGAGCATCTTGTATCAGCCTATCCAGAGATTTCATTTCAATTTTGTGAAGATATAACTGAAGCGGAACCATTTATTCATGAAGCTGAAGTTTTGCTTACATACGGAGAAGATTTACATGATTCCCATATCGATAAAGCCTCAAAGTTAAAATGGATTATGGTGTTGTCTGCTGGATTGGATGAAATGCCGTTTCATAAAATAGAAGAAAAAGGTATTATTGTTTCGAATGTAAAAGGGATTCACAGTATTCCAATGGCGGAATATGCAATTTCAATGCTCTTACAAGTTTCTCGACAAGCAAAGACTGTTTCAGAAAATGAACGATTACGTCGTTGGGACAAAAAAGTTCGCATGACTGAAATCACAGGTAAAACGATGCTAATAGCAGGCGCTGGAGCAATTGGTCAAGAGGTTGCTCGATTGGCGAAGGCATTTCGAATGAAAACGATTGGAATATCCAATAGCGGAAGAGAAAAAGATTTCTTTGATGAGGTACACACAAGAAGTGATCTAATGACTAAATTAGCAGAAGCGGACTTTGTAATATCAGTGCTCCCAAGTACTCCTGAAACGAAAGGATTCTTTGCAAAAGAACACTTTGAGCAAATGCCTTCTGATGCTGTTTTTCTAAATATGGGTAGAGGAGATGCTGTTCATGATCATGTAATGTTAGAGGTCATGCAGGAACAGCTTATTTCACACGCTATTTTAGATGTTTTTGAACAAGAACCATTACCAGAAGCTCACCCGTTTTGGGGAATGTACAATGTAACTGTAACTCCTCACATATCTGGTGTGTCACCTGATTACCAGCCAAGAGGTATAGAGATTTTTGAACATAATCTAAAAGAATATCGAAATGGAACAAACGATTACCTCAACAAAATTAATCCAAGAAAGGGGTATTAA
- a CDS encoding cob(I)yrinic acid a,c-diamide adenosyltransferase, which translates to MKIYTKGGDKGTTSLIYGDRVPKNDIRVEAYGTCDEANSMIGIALSHLRKEDWLAEEKFSEVMYRIQTILFHVGAELATPKGKDVKWQVTKEHIEELEKQIDAWEDELDPLENFILPSGHQASAALHSARTIIRRAERSAVVIKDELNNPLVLSYLNRLSDFLFVAARYVNKMTGGKEISLQADV; encoded by the coding sequence ATGAAAATCTATACTAAAGGTGGCGACAAAGGAACAACTTCTCTCATATATGGTGATCGAGTACCGAAAAATGACATTAGAGTAGAAGCCTATGGTACATGTGATGAGGCAAATTCTATGATTGGGATTGCACTGAGTCATCTACGAAAAGAAGATTGGCTAGCAGAAGAGAAATTCTCAGAAGTCATGTATCGTATTCAAACAATTCTTTTTCATGTAGGAGCAGAATTGGCTACTCCTAAAGGAAAAGATGTGAAATGGCAAGTTACCAAAGAGCATATTGAAGAGCTTGAAAAGCAAATAGATGCATGGGAGGATGAGTTAGACCCACTAGAGAATTTCATACTACCATCAGGACATCAGGCCTCTGCAGCACTTCATTCTGCTCGGACCATTATCCGTAGGGCGGAAAGATCAGCTGTTGTAATTAAAGATGAGTTAAATAACCCACTTGTGTTAAGCTACCTTAACCGTTTATCGGACTTTTTGTTTGTAGCGGCACGCTATGTGAACAAAATGACTGGTGGAAAAGAAATATCTTTACAAGCAGACGTATAA
- the bcp gene encoding thioredoxin-dependent thiol peroxidase — translation MTVELGKQAPDFELKASNGETVKLSDFRGKNVVLYFYPKDMTPGCTNEACDFRDHHESFADVDAVILGVSPDPVERHKKFIDKHELPFLLLADEDHKVAEEYGAWTLKKNFGKEYMGIERSTFLIDKEGNLAHEWRKVRVKGHVEAALEYIRENLS, via the coding sequence ATGACTGTAGAATTAGGAAAACAAGCACCTGACTTTGAATTAAAAGCTAGTAATGGAGAAACCGTAAAGTTATCTGATTTCCGTGGCAAAAACGTTGTACTTTATTTCTATCCAAAAGATATGACGCCAGGCTGTACAAATGAAGCGTGTGATTTCAGAGATCATCATGAAAGCTTTGCAGATGTTGATGCGGTGATTCTAGGCGTGAGTCCTGATCCGGTAGAGCGACATAAGAAGTTTATCGACAAACATGAGTTACCGTTCCTATTACTTGCGGATGAGGATCATAAAGTCGCCGAAGAATATGGTGCATGGACACTTAAGAAGAATTTTGGTAAAGAATACATGGGTATTGAGCGTTCCACTTTTTTAATAGATAAAGAAGGGAACTTGGCCCATGAATGGCGCAAAGTTCGTGTCAAAGGCCATGTAGAAGCAGCGCTTGAATACATTCGTGAAAACCTATCGTAA
- the perR gene encoding peroxide-responsive transcriptional repressor PerR, with product MTVSEQRLSEALDTLKGSGVRITPQRHAVLEYLIQSMSHPTADDIYKALESKFPNMSVATVYNNLRVFKEIGLVRELTYGDSSSRFDCNTSEHYHAICSECGKIVDFHYPILDEVESLAEQVTGFDVSHHRMEVYGVCEDCKQQQH from the coding sequence ATGACGGTGTCTGAACAACGACTTAGTGAGGCTCTGGACACATTAAAAGGTTCTGGCGTCCGTATTACACCCCAACGTCATGCGGTGCTTGAATATCTTATTCAATCTATGTCTCATCCAACAGCTGATGATATTTATAAAGCGTTGGAATCGAAATTTCCAAACATGAGCGTAGCAACGGTCTATAATAATTTACGCGTGTTTAAAGAAATTGGCCTTGTCAGGGAATTGACATATGGTGATTCCTCAAGCCGATTTGATTGCAACACAAGTGAACACTATCATGCGATTTGTAGTGAGTGTGGTAAGATTGTAGACTTCCACTACCCTATATTAGATGAAGTGGAATCACTAGCAGAACAAGTAACAGGTTTTGATGTAAGTCATCACCGTATGGAAGTGTATGGTGTTTGTGAAGATTGTAAACAACAGCAACATTAA